A window of the Brumimicrobium sp. genome harbors these coding sequences:
- a CDS encoding CoA transferase subunit B, protein MALDKDGIAKRIAKELEDGYYVNLGIGIPTLVANYIPEGIEVEFQSENGVLGMGPFPFEGEEDPDLINAGKQTITTKSGAVFFDSSLSFGMIRGKHVQLTVLGAMEVDQNGDIASWKIPGKLVKGMGGAMDLVGSAENIIVAMMHANKKGESKILKKCTLPLTGVNCITKVVTDLAMMEIKGGKFHLLERAPGVSIEEIKALTEADLVIPEFVPEMKID, encoded by the coding sequence ATGGCACTTGATAAGGATGGAATTGCAAAGCGTATTGCTAAGGAATTAGAAGATGGATATTATGTGAACCTAGGAATTGGTATTCCCACATTAGTAGCCAATTATATTCCAGAGGGTATTGAAGTGGAATTTCAATCTGAAAATGGTGTGTTAGGAATGGGGCCTTTCCCTTTTGAAGGAGAAGAAGATCCAGATTTGATTAATGCAGGTAAACAAACAATTACTACCAAATCTGGTGCAGTATTCTTTGATTCATCTTTGTCTTTTGGTATGATTCGCGGGAAACATGTTCAATTAACTGTGTTGGGGGCTATGGAGGTCGATCAGAATGGCGATATAGCTAGTTGGAAAATTCCCGGAAAATTGGTTAAAGGAATGGGAGGTGCAATGGACTTAGTAGGATCAGCTGAGAATATCATTGTAGCTATGATGCATGCTAACAAGAAAGGAGAATCTAAAATTCTTAAGAAATGTACATTACCGCTAACTGGTGTGAATTGCATTACTAAAGTAGTAACTGATTTAGCAATGATGGAAATTAAGGGTGGTAAATTTCATTTATTAGAAAGAGCGCCTGGAGTTAGTATAGAAGAAATAAAAGCCTTAACAGAAGCAGATTTAGTTATTCCTGAGTTTGTTCCTGAAATGAAAATAGATTAA
- a CDS encoding leucine-rich repeat domain-containing protein: MRKFFVLGLMILIGSVIWSQLPKDNYHYYLLSDVQHANPDTIFAIDLSKSKLLEVPQELSKFKNLKALRLSKNKLTQLPDFFTSFTSLQFLYADKNKFMSFPAPIFYLENLEYIDISRNQIDAIPVGIKNLTKLLYLDIWDNRLLSIDNAFISLQQIKFIDFRGTTFSPEFVDRWTQSFPNATVKFDPPCSCIK; the protein is encoded by the coding sequence ATGAGAAAATTCTTCGTACTTGGATTAATGATTTTAATTGGTAGTGTTATCTGGTCTCAGCTCCCTAAAGATAACTATCATTACTACCTGCTTTCTGATGTGCAACATGCCAATCCAGATACTATTTTCGCGATTGATTTAAGTAAATCAAAATTGCTAGAAGTGCCACAAGAACTTAGTAAATTTAAGAATCTGAAAGCATTGAGATTAAGTAAGAATAAGTTAACTCAATTACCGGATTTCTTCACTTCATTCACTTCTCTACAGTTCTTGTATGCAGATAAGAATAAATTTATGTCCTTTCCTGCTCCAATCTTTTATCTTGAAAATCTTGAATACATAGATATAAGCAGAAATCAAATTGATGCTATTCCAGTTGGAATTAAAAACCTTACTAAACTACTGTATTTAGATATTTGGGATAACCGCCTACTTTCTATAGATAATGCTTTTATCTCTTTGCAACAAATCAAATTTATTGATTTTCGAGGAACTACCTTCTCTCCAGAATTTGTTGATAGATGGACGCAATCATTTCCCAATGCTACAGTAAAATTTGATCCACCTTGTTCTTGTATAAAATAG
- a CDS encoding tetratricopeptide repeat protein, with amino-acid sequence MIFSFLAWGQASDRYKGEYANFYRGEELYEKAQYGAAREVFSEFTKSFQDVQDPMYVKARYYEGMAALELFNGDAIKLLMEFNNEYPESIYKNTIFFKIGENYYQSKKYKDAKEWLDKTDPKELDTAQLATYHFKLGYANFQLEDYASARNEFYEIKDGKSNYSDPALYYYSHIAYKNKAYQEALDGFLKLQNNSAFQKEVGYYIVQIYYLMGNYKKVAELAPEYTNNDNGIEKNTAEMNLLIGDAYYRVQKYDEAVAYLEDYNKRKETTRDQDYALAYSYLKSKQYDNAVKLFNRVTKENDALTQAAYYHIAQAYIEKEELNYARAAFKSASDVDFDIKIQEDALYNYAVLSYKVDYNPYNESIKAFELYLAKFPNSDKTENIYNYMVNVYSSTKNYEEALKSLDRIPNKNIKLKTAYQIVSFNMGIEKYERGDYTKCIEILKGVNKYDVNPMITAKAKFWSADANYMLKSWSAAINGYRDFLLVPGMNDLQLKENAYYNIAYAYFMQKDWVQAIQAFRTYTQLSNIKDKARLGDAYTRLGDCYFTKDDPDFQKSAMNYENALSYDGIQKDEVLYSLSKVYRLMPAKREAQITTLEKLLKDYPKSNFVIPALFDIASGYKNEGKYTDALINFNKIIQDYPSNILVKDALIEIADIKFKQKNYQESESYFRRVLKEFALDDVTCKRVTKGIVDIYRATRQQDKIVALGKEFPCAEISSDDEEIFFYETANELYVNEKYNEAITEINKYLKNFPDGRFAIQLTSYLADIYYQRDDQEEAVLYYSKIIEKPNSPYTEEALIRSSKILFNNEQYDQALPYYEKLIKLTSNSQVIYNTQLGLMRCYYLLEDYTKAADYASKVLENELLKDKELQEISNYIAGVSYFKSDQLQKSLSYLRWTADKISNERGMEALYLLAEANYLLKDYVNAEKLHNELMNRKPMDAVWMGRSFILQAKVFMAVDDLFQAEQTINIVIEKYPNSDDGIKEEAQSVKEEILQLKETPKDVEDNINRMIDMNDEDNE; translated from the coding sequence ATGATATTTTCTTTTTTAGCTTGGGGGCAAGCTTCTGATCGTTATAAAGGAGAATATGCAAATTTCTATAGAGGTGAAGAGCTTTACGAGAAAGCACAATATGGGGCTGCACGCGAAGTGTTCTCCGAATTTACCAAATCTTTTCAAGACGTACAAGATCCTATGTATGTGAAGGCACGGTATTATGAAGGAATGGCAGCACTTGAACTTTTTAATGGAGATGCTATCAAATTGCTAATGGAATTCAATAATGAATACCCAGAAAGTATTTATAAGAATACAATCTTTTTTAAAATTGGTGAAAATTACTACCAAAGTAAAAAATATAAGGATGCCAAAGAATGGCTAGATAAAACAGACCCTAAAGAATTAGATACAGCACAATTAGCAACGTATCATTTTAAATTAGGATATGCCAATTTTCAGTTAGAAGACTATGCTTCTGCTAGAAATGAATTTTATGAAATAAAGGATGGTAAATCGAATTATAGCGATCCTGCCTTATATTATTATTCACACATTGCATATAAAAATAAAGCCTATCAAGAAGCCTTAGATGGTTTCTTAAAACTACAAAATAACTCTGCCTTTCAGAAAGAAGTAGGATACTATATTGTTCAGATCTACTATTTAATGGGTAATTACAAGAAAGTAGCTGAACTGGCCCCAGAATATACCAATAATGATAATGGGATTGAAAAGAATACGGCAGAAATGAATCTACTTATCGGTGATGCATATTATAGAGTTCAGAAATATGATGAGGCAGTTGCATATTTAGAAGATTATAATAAAAGAAAAGAAACAACTCGTGATCAAGATTATGCATTAGCCTACTCTTATTTAAAAAGTAAACAATATGATAATGCTGTAAAATTATTTAATCGGGTTACCAAAGAGAATGATGCCCTTACCCAAGCAGCGTATTACCATATTGCACAAGCATATATAGAAAAGGAAGAGTTGAATTATGCACGTGCAGCCTTTAAATCTGCCTCTGATGTTGATTTTGATATAAAAATTCAAGAGGATGCCCTTTATAATTATGCCGTATTATCTTACAAGGTTGATTACAATCCATACAATGAATCTATCAAAGCGTTTGAGTTATATCTTGCTAAGTTTCCAAATTCTGATAAAACTGAAAACATATATAATTATATGGTAAATGTGTATTCAAGTACTAAAAACTATGAAGAAGCTTTAAAATCATTGGATCGTATTCCTAATAAGAATATTAAGTTGAAAACAGCTTATCAGATTGTTTCATTCAATATGGGTATTGAAAAATACGAAAGAGGTGACTATACAAAATGTATTGAGATTTTGAAAGGTGTAAATAAGTATGATGTAAATCCGATGATTACAGCGAAAGCCAAATTTTGGTCGGCAGATGCTAATTATATGTTGAAAAGTTGGAGTGCAGCAATTAATGGATATCGTGACTTTTTGTTAGTTCCTGGAATGAACGACCTTCAACTAAAAGAAAATGCCTATTATAATATTGCCTATGCTTATTTTATGCAAAAAGATTGGGTGCAAGCAATCCAGGCATTTAGAACATATACTCAATTATCTAATATCAAAGACAAAGCGCGTTTAGGTGATGCTTATACTCGCCTAGGAGATTGCTATTTTACAAAAGATGATCCTGATTTCCAGAAATCAGCAATGAATTATGAAAATGCCCTTAGTTATGACGGGATACAGAAAGATGAGGTATTATATTCTTTATCAAAAGTGTATCGACTCATGCCAGCAAAGAGAGAAGCACAAATCACTACACTTGAAAAGCTACTGAAGGATTATCCAAAATCAAATTTTGTTATTCCAGCCTTATTTGATATAGCATCGGGCTATAAAAATGAAGGAAAATATACGGATGCTTTGATAAATTTTAATAAAATCATTCAAGATTATCCAAGTAACATTCTTGTTAAAGATGCGCTAATTGAGATAGCAGACATTAAATTTAAACAGAAAAATTATCAAGAATCTGAAAGCTACTTCAGACGTGTACTTAAAGAATTTGCATTAGATGATGTAACATGTAAGAGAGTTACTAAAGGAATAGTCGATATCTACAGAGCTACCAGACAGCAAGACAAGATTGTAGCTTTAGGTAAAGAGTTTCCATGTGCTGAGATTTCATCTGACGATGAGGAGATTTTCTTCTATGAGACAGCTAATGAGCTGTATGTCAATGAAAAATATAATGAAGCAATTACTGAAATAAATAAATATTTAAAGAACTTCCCTGACGGTCGATTTGCGATACAACTTACAAGTTATTTAGCTGATATTTACTATCAAAGAGATGACCAAGAAGAGGCAGTCTTATACTATAGTAAGATTATAGAGAAGCCAAACTCTCCCTATACGGAAGAAGCACTAATCCGAAGTTCAAAAATCCTTTTTAATAACGAACAATATGATCAGGCGCTTCCATACTATGAGAAGTTGATTAAGTTAACATCCAATTCACAAGTAATTTATAATACACAATTGGGACTAATGAGATGTTATTATCTTTTGGAAGATTATACCAAGGCAGCTGATTATGCGTCAAAAGTCCTAGAGAACGAATTACTAAAAGATAAAGAGTTACAAGAAATCTCAAATTATATAGCAGGTGTTTCTTACTTTAAATCAGATCAATTACAGAAATCGCTTAGTTATCTCCGTTGGACTGCTGATAAGATTAGTAATGAAAGAGGGATGGAAGCCTTATACCTGCTTGCAGAGGCAAATTATCTATTAAAAGACTATGTGAATGCGGAGAAACTACATAATGAATTAATGAATCGCAAACCTATGGATGCTGTGTGGATGGGAAGATCATTTATTTTACAAGCTAAGGTGTTTATGGCGGTTGATGACTTATTCCAAGCTGAACAAACTATTAATATTGTAATTGAGAAATACCCGAATTCTGATGATGGAATTAAGGAAGAGGCACAATCCGTAAAAGAAGAGATTTTACAGTTGAAAGAAACTCCTAAAGATGTGGAGGACAATATAAACCGAATGATAGATATGAATGATGAAGATAATGAATAA
- a CDS encoding ABC transporter permease, which translates to MNYISSIGRYMRMLTRVFSRPERFRVYYTRIVQEIGIIGMSSIAIVAILSVFMGAVIALQVGSNMDSPLLPKYTIGYITRSTTILEFSPTIMSLILAGKVGSNIASEIGTMRVTEQIDALEIMGVNSLTYLVFPKIVAAVFFIPFLIIMSMGLCLIGGYYAVVSIGLASHEEYIFGIRAFFRVSDVSYALIKTCIFAFIITTVSAYFGYYTKGGALDVGKSSTQAVVWSSIIILLSDFVLTQLILV; encoded by the coding sequence ATGAATTACATTAGTTCCATAGGGAGATATATGAGAATGCTCACACGTGTATTTTCACGTCCTGAACGCTTTCGTGTATATTATACCAGAATTGTTCAAGAAATTGGCATTATTGGTATGAGTTCGATTGCTATTGTGGCCATTCTTTCCGTTTTCATGGGGGCAGTAATTGCACTACAAGTTGGGTCTAACATGGATAGCCCACTTTTACCAAAATATACTATTGGGTATATTACTCGTTCGACTACTATTTTGGAATTCTCTCCTACTATCATGTCATTGATTCTAGCTGGTAAGGTAGGTTCAAATATTGCTTCAGAAATTGGCACCATGCGTGTTACCGAACAAATTGATGCGTTGGAAATTATGGGTGTAAATTCATTAACCTATTTGGTATTCCCAAAGATTGTAGCTGCTGTTTTCTTTATTCCATTTTTGATTATAATGTCTATGGGATTATGTTTAATCGGAGGATATTACGCAGTTGTCTCAATTGGTTTAGCTTCACATGAAGAATATATTTTTGGAATCAGAGCTTTTTTTAGGGTAAGTGATGTCTCTTACGCATTAATCAAAACGTGTATTTTTGCATTTATAATCACTACTGTTTCTGCATATTTTGGTTATTATACAAAGGGTGGAGCATTAGATGTTGGAAAGTCTTCTACTCAAGCAGTTGTTTGGAGTAGCATTATCATCCTGTTATCTGACTTTGTACTTACTCAACTTATTTTGGTCTAA
- a CDS encoding bifunctional riboflavin kinase/FAD synthetase → MKIFKGFDDIDHIPNPVLTIGTFDGVHLGHQKIINQVNEIARKIGGESVLFTFYPHPRMVLFPESHGVKLIETQEEKLAKLKRIGLQNIIVYPFTPEFSRISAIEFVRDFLVTKLKVKTIVVGYDHHFGKNREGDIELLKELSTVYDFDVIEISAEEIDEVNISSTKIRNALMEGEVDLANTYLGEEFEINGKVVHGEKLGTKLGFPTANIDIENDVKILPKNGIYAVRVVRENGTSHFGLLNIGSRPTVSDSEIITIEVNLLDFKGDLYGDYLTLKLLKRIRDEKKFNTLEELKEKMKEDEKILRTWINDFNW, encoded by the coding sequence GTGAAAATTTTCAAGGGATTCGACGACATTGACCATATTCCAAACCCTGTATTGACAATTGGTACTTTTGATGGTGTGCACTTAGGGCATCAAAAGATCATTAATCAGGTTAACGAAATTGCTCGAAAGATTGGAGGAGAGTCAGTCCTTTTCACATTTTACCCTCATCCTAGAATGGTTCTTTTCCCTGAATCTCATGGAGTTAAACTTATTGAAACACAGGAAGAAAAGTTAGCTAAACTTAAGAGAATAGGGTTGCAAAATATTATTGTATATCCATTTACTCCTGAATTTTCTAGAATCTCTGCCATTGAATTTGTACGAGATTTTCTCGTGACTAAATTAAAAGTAAAAACAATAGTTGTAGGGTATGACCATCATTTTGGAAAGAATAGGGAGGGAGATATAGAATTGTTAAAGGAATTATCAACTGTGTATGACTTTGATGTGATTGAAATTAGCGCTGAAGAGATTGATGAAGTTAATATTAGCTCTACAAAGATTCGAAATGCCTTAATGGAAGGAGAAGTGGATTTGGCAAATACCTATTTAGGAGAAGAATTTGAAATTAATGGCAAAGTAGTTCACGGGGAAAAGTTAGGAACTAAACTCGGTTTTCCAACAGCAAATATTGATATTGAAAACGATGTAAAGATTTTACCTAAAAATGGAATCTATGCTGTTCGAGTAGTTAGAGAGAATGGAACGTCTCATTTTGGTTTGTTGAATATTGGGAGTAGACCCACAGTGTCGGATTCAGAAATTATTACAATTGAAGTGAATTTATTAGATTTTAAAGGAGATTTATATGGAGATTATCTCACATTAAAACTTTTAAAACGGATTCGGGATGAGAAAAAATTTAATACTTTAGAAGAATTAAAAGAAAAGATGAAAGAAGATGAGAAAATTCTTCGTACTTGGATTAATGATTTTAATTGGTAG
- the arsC gene encoding arsenate reductase (glutaredoxin) (This arsenate reductase requires both glutathione and glutaredoxin to convert arsenate to arsenite, after which the efflux transporter formed by ArsA and ArsB can extrude the arsenite from the cell, providing resistance.) yields the protein MKVFHNPRCSKSRCALDILDEKQIDYEVVKYLEEGPSKEDIKDVLKKLGLPAEDIVRKGEQVYKDNFKGKKLTEEQWIDAMVKYPILIERPILINGDKAVIGRPPERVLEIL from the coding sequence ATGAAAGTATTTCACAATCCTCGCTGTTCTAAAAGCCGTTGTGCATTAGATATTCTAGATGAAAAACAAATAGACTATGAAGTCGTAAAATACTTAGAAGAAGGTCCTTCAAAGGAAGATATTAAAGATGTATTAAAAAAGTTAGGCTTACCTGCTGAAGATATTGTTCGCAAAGGAGAACAAGTGTATAAAGACAATTTTAAAGGAAAAAAACTGACAGAAGAGCAATGGATTGATGCTATGGTAAAATATCCTATCTTAATTGAAAGACCTATACTTATTAATGGTGACAAGGCAGTAATAGGAAGACCACCAGAAAGAGTTTTAGAGATTTTATAG
- the metG gene encoding methionine--tRNA ligase — protein MSQQKYTVTCALPYANGPLHLGHVAGVYLPADIFVRFLRHKKQDVAFICGSDEYGAAITIRAKKEGITPREIVDKYHGMLAKSFKDFGISFDIFHRTTAPTHTKMAQDFFLKLNENGAFTQETSEQYYDEEFHQFLADRYIMGECPKCGNPSAYGDQCEKCGSALSPTDLINPISTLSGKKPVLKETTHWYLPMERHENWLREYIKEGKFKGEIQHDVKKWRNQVIGQCLSWIDGGLHSRAMTRDLDWGIPVPLKEGEGKVLYVWLDAPIGYISATKDWADSQGKDWRDYWTGDRKLIHFIGKDNIVFHAVIFPILLKEHGEFILPNNVPASEFLNLEGNKFSTSRNWAVWLHEYLDRYPDKVDELKYVLTSIAPENKDSEFTWADYQARVNNELADIFGNFVNRALVLNQKYFEGKVPTPHALTEEDKKVIEAIQASPKKIEELLYNYKMREAQAEVMNLARIGNRYLAETEPWKLAKTDMNRVETILHIALQLTANLAILFDLFLPNTAAKLRGFLNISECNWEEAGSSNILQIGDILQTPSILFQKIEDDFVEKERAILASTQQDTVGLTQPTEHIPQKEHIQFDEFLKMDIRVGQIVEAKPVQGADKLLELLIDVGIDKRTIVSGIAEQFKPEDIIGKKITVLLNLPPRKLRGVISNGMVLMAENAQGKLSFLLPDQSLEVGSIVR, from the coding sequence ATGAGTCAACAAAAATATACCGTGACATGCGCTTTGCCTTATGCGAATGGACCTTTACATTTAGGCCACGTAGCAGGAGTTTATTTGCCTGCAGACATATTTGTACGTTTCTTACGCCATAAAAAACAAGATGTTGCTTTTATCTGCGGAAGTGATGAGTATGGTGCAGCCATCACTATTCGTGCTAAGAAGGAAGGAATAACACCACGTGAAATTGTAGATAAATATCATGGTATGCTGGCAAAGTCATTCAAAGATTTTGGAATTTCTTTTGATATTTTTCACCGTACCACTGCCCCAACACATACAAAGATGGCTCAAGATTTCTTTTTGAAATTAAATGAAAATGGGGCTTTCACTCAAGAAACAAGTGAACAATATTATGACGAAGAATTTCATCAGTTTTTAGCAGACAGGTACATCATGGGGGAATGTCCAAAATGTGGGAACCCTAGCGCCTATGGAGACCAATGTGAAAAATGTGGTAGCGCTTTGAGTCCAACAGACTTAATAAATCCCATTTCAACTTTAAGCGGTAAAAAACCTGTCTTAAAAGAAACAACTCACTGGTATCTGCCAATGGAGCGACATGAAAACTGGTTACGTGAATATATCAAAGAAGGAAAGTTTAAAGGTGAGATTCAACACGATGTAAAAAAATGGAGAAATCAAGTTATTGGACAATGTTTAAGTTGGATTGATGGAGGGCTACATTCACGTGCCATGACTCGTGATTTAGATTGGGGTATTCCTGTTCCTCTAAAAGAAGGAGAAGGGAAAGTGTTATATGTATGGTTAGATGCACCTATTGGGTATATCTCTGCTACAAAAGATTGGGCAGATTCTCAAGGTAAAGATTGGAGAGACTATTGGACAGGAGATAGAAAATTGATTCATTTTATTGGAAAAGATAACATCGTTTTTCATGCAGTCATTTTCCCAATTCTATTAAAGGAACATGGTGAGTTTATCTTGCCAAATAATGTCCCTGCTTCTGAATTTTTAAATCTAGAAGGGAATAAATTTTCTACTTCTCGTAATTGGGCAGTATGGCTACACGAATATCTCGATAGATATCCTGATAAAGTTGATGAGTTGAAGTATGTATTAACTTCGATTGCACCTGAAAATAAGGACAGTGAATTTACATGGGCGGATTATCAAGCGCGCGTAAATAATGAATTAGCAGATATTTTTGGAAATTTTGTCAACCGAGCTTTAGTTTTAAATCAAAAATATTTTGAAGGCAAGGTCCCTACCCCACATGCATTAACAGAGGAAGATAAGAAGGTTATTGAGGCAATTCAAGCTTCGCCAAAAAAGATTGAAGAGTTACTATACAATTATAAGATGCGGGAAGCACAAGCCGAAGTAATGAATTTAGCCAGAATTGGGAATCGTTATTTGGCAGAAACTGAACCTTGGAAGTTAGCAAAAACAGATATGAATAGAGTAGAAACTATTCTACATATTGCTTTACAACTAACAGCAAACTTAGCAATTCTATTTGATCTATTTTTACCAAATACTGCTGCCAAGTTAAGAGGTTTCTTAAATATATCAGAATGTAATTGGGAAGAAGCAGGCTCTAGCAATATATTACAGATCGGCGATATTCTTCAAACTCCATCAATTCTTTTCCAAAAAATTGAAGATGATTTCGTGGAAAAAGAAAGAGCAATCTTAGCTTCTACCCAACAAGATACTGTTGGATTGACTCAGCCCACTGAACATATTCCTCAGAAAGAACATATTCAATTTGATGAATTCTTGAAAATGGATATACGTGTAGGCCAGATTGTAGAAGCAAAACCTGTTCAAGGTGCAGACAAATTATTAGAATTATTGATTGATGTGGGCATCGATAAGAGAACTATTGTTTCGGGTATAGCTGAGCAATTTAAGCCTGAAGATATTATTGGGAAGAAAATAACCGTTTTATTGAATTTACCTCCTAGGAAATTACGTGGTGTAATCTCAAATGGGATGGTTTTAATGGCCGAGAACGCACAAGGAAAACTAAGTTTTCTTTTACCAGACCAGAGCTTAGAAGTTGGTTCAATAGTACGTTAA
- a CDS encoding ATP-binding cassette domain-containing protein — protein MEKVINIELGRVEQKGVTVLQDINVSIGPKEFVYLIGKTGSGKSSFLKVLYADLELVGGEGNCVGYNLNKLKRKDIPMLRRKIGIVFQDFQLLTDRSVMQNLFFVMKATGWKDKKQMEIRGLEVLRMVDVEEKAYKMPHELSGGEQQRVAIARALLNNPQLILADEPTGNLDPETAEAIMRLLHAIASEGTALLMATHDIHLVEKFPGRVLRVENNTVKEIEGIGNFNPFEENLI, from the coding sequence GTGGAAAAAGTAATCAATATTGAACTAGGAAGAGTTGAGCAAAAGGGAGTAACCGTACTTCAAGACATTAACGTTTCTATTGGGCCAAAAGAATTTGTTTACTTAATAGGGAAAACAGGGTCAGGAAAAAGTAGCTTCTTGAAAGTGCTTTATGCTGATCTAGAATTAGTTGGAGGGGAAGGGAATTGCGTAGGATATAATTTAAATAAATTAAAGAGGAAAGATATCCCCATGTTGAGAAGAAAGATTGGAATTGTTTTTCAAGATTTTCAACTACTTACAGACAGATCTGTGATGCAGAATTTATTCTTTGTGATGAAAGCTACTGGCTGGAAAGACAAAAAACAGATGGAAATTCGCGGCTTAGAAGTTTTGCGAATGGTTGATGTCGAAGAAAAAGCCTATAAAATGCCCCATGAATTATCTGGGGGCGAGCAACAACGTGTTGCAATTGCGAGAGCCCTTTTGAATAACCCACAACTCATTCTGGCAGATGAACCTACGGGAAATCTAGATCCGGAAACTGCAGAGGCTATTATGCGACTTTTACATGCAATTGCATCAGAAGGGACAGCTCTTTTGATGGCCACACATGACATCCATCTAGTTGAGAAATTTCCAGGAAGGGTTTTAAGGGTTGAGAATAATACCGTAAAAGAGATTGAGGGTATTGGGAATTTTAATCCATTCGAAGAAAATCTAATCTAA
- a CDS encoding ABC transporter ATP-binding protein — protein sequence MIEVKNINKSFGENHILFDFSAQFHKGKVNLIIGQSGQGKSVLAKCLVGLLEPDNGEICYNGKDFTKLSQKEKNEIHKEIGMLFQGSALFDSMTVEENIMFPLRMFTSMSKKEMMDRANFCLERVNLKGKNKLLPAECSGGMQKRVAIARAISMNPKYLFCDEPNSGLDPGTSIVIDNLIKELTYEYEMTTIVITHDMNSVIEIGDYITFIHQGRNWWQGSKEEIIQTENKEIIDFVYASKFMKTLKGKLS from the coding sequence ATGATTGAAGTTAAAAATATTAATAAATCATTTGGAGAAAATCATATACTTTTTGATTTTTCCGCTCAATTCCACAAAGGAAAGGTGAATCTAATTATTGGTCAATCTGGTCAAGGTAAATCTGTTTTAGCAAAATGCTTAGTTGGTTTATTGGAGCCAGATAACGGAGAGATATGCTATAATGGAAAAGATTTCACTAAACTATCTCAGAAAGAAAAGAATGAAATTCATAAAGAAATTGGGATGCTCTTCCAAGGTTCTGCCTTATTTGATTCTATGACTGTTGAGGAAAATATTATGTTTCCACTACGTATGTTTACTAGTATGTCTAAGAAGGAAATGATGGATCGTGCTAATTTCTGTCTAGAGCGTGTGAATTTAAAGGGTAAAAATAAACTCCTTCCGGCTGAGTGTAGTGGAGGTATGCAGAAAAGAGTTGCAATTGCAAGAGCTATTTCTATGAATCCTAAATATTTGTTTTGTGACGAACCAAACTCAGGTCTAGACCCAGGAACCTCCATTGTTATTGATAATCTTATTAAAGAACTTACCTATGAATATGAGATGACTACTATTGTCATTACGCATGATATGAATAGTGTGATTGAGATAGGAGATTATATCACATTCATCCATCAAGGAAGGAATTGGTGGCAAGGCTCCAAAGAGGAAATTATACAAACTGAAAACAAAGAAATTATCGATTTTGTGTATGCCTCGAAGTTTATGAAAACACTCAAAGGAAAATTAAGTTAA